The following are encoded together in the Daucus carota subsp. sativus chromosome 5, DH1 v3.0, whole genome shotgun sequence genome:
- the LOC108219933 gene encoding protein COP1 SUPPRESSOR 2 codes for MKGTKQKNFRKRNLDDLQDDNTTNTNLDDAEDEHQRRLALEEIKFLQKQREKKSGIPALLSGNQGAGAVGPVIAKGSDNKNEVDGENDELVLQDTFAQETAVMVEDPNMLRYVEQELAKKRGKVIDDANQVENEIKHAEDELYKIPEHLKVKRRNSEESSTQWTTGIAEIQLPIEYKLRNIEETEAAKKLLQEKRLMGRTKTDSGIPSSYSADYFQRGKDYAEKLRREHPQLYKEKDPQKDGLEARPNDSNPDAAVRRQAATDEIMLERFRKRERFRVRR; via the exons ATGAAAGGGACGAAGCAGAAGAATTTTCGAAAACGAAATTTGGACGATTTGCAAGATGATAATACAACCAACACTAATCTCGATGACGCCGAAGATGAACACCAAAGAAG ATTGGCGTTGGAAGAGATCAAGTTCCTTCAGAAACAGAGGGAGAAGAAGTCCGGGATCCCGGCTTTGCTTTCGGGGAATCAAGGGGCGGGGGCTGTTGGCCCTGTGATTGCCAAAGGGAGTGATAATAAGAATGAAGTGGATGGAGAGAATGATGAGTTGGTTTTGCAGGATACTTTTGCTCAAGAAACTGCGGTTATGGTTGAAGACCCTAATAT GTTGAGATATGTTGAACAAGAACTGGCCAAGAAAAGGGGGAAAGTTATTGATGATGCGAATCAAGTTGAAAATGAGATCAAACATGCGGAGGATGAATTATACAAAATTCCAGAGCATCTTAAA GTAAAGAGACGAAACTCAGAAGAAAGCTCTACTCAATGGACCACTGGGATTGCAGAGATTCAGCTTCCCATCGA ATACAAGCTGCGTAATATTGAGGAGACAGAGGCAGCCAAAAAGCTCTTACAGGAGAAGAGGCTTATGGGTCGAACTAAAACCGACTCTGGCATTCCTTCAAGTTACAGTGCAGATTACTTTCAGCGGGGCAAAGACTATGCTGAAAAACTTAGGAGAG AACATCCACAGCTTTACAAAGAAAAAGATCCCCAGAAAGATGGTCTAGAAGCTAGGCCTAATGATTCTAATCCAGATGCAGCTGTCCGAAGGCAAGCTGCCACTGATGAAATCATGCTTGAACGCTTTCGGAAAAGGGAACGATTTCGTGTTCGAAGATAA
- the LOC108220133 gene encoding uncharacterized protein LOC108220133 isoform X1: MLLYTSKPSFFSSSPSQFPTSKPTNSTKLHQFSSFSRKPHFKSPKFISNSSTTDDSVTSIQENDEDEPGMQPDPDEEEWVGSDEGVEIEIEKIGKNKRRIRAKIQVEASLQHVWDVLTDYEKLSDIVPGLAVNQLLEKRDKFARLFQIGEQNLAFGIKFNAKGIVDCFENDLESLPSGQRRDIEFNMIEGDFKLFQGKWSIEQNTIKRDQFNSLPNQEFQTTLSYVVDVEPKMWLPVRLVEGRLCREISINLSSIGKEAQRAYANTLSML, translated from the exons ATGTTACTCTACACATCAAAACCCTCCTTCTTCTCATCTTCTCCCTCCCAATTTCCCACATCAAAGCCCACAAATTCAACCAAATTACACCAATTTTCATCGTTCTCTCGAAAACCCCATTTCAAATCTCCCAAATTCATCTCAAATTCTTCAACTACAGATGATTCTGTCACTTCTATTCAAgaaaatgatgaagatgagCCGGGGATGCAACCCGACCCGGATGAGGAGGAATGGGTCGGGTCGGATGAAGGGGTGGAAATAGAGATAGAGAAGATTGGGAAGAACAAAAGGAGGATTCGAGCTAAGATTCAAGTGGAGGCTAGTCTACAACATGTTTGGGATGTGTTGACTGATTATGAGAAACTCTCTGATATTGTACCTGGTCTTGCTGTTAATCAGCTTCTCGAAAAACGTGATAAATTTGCCCGCCTTTTTCAG ATAGGAGAGCAGAATCTTGCCtttggaataaaatttaatgccAAAGGAATTGTCGACTGCTTTGAGAATGATTTAGAGAGCTTGCCATCTGGACAAAGACGGGATATTGAATTTAATATGATCGAAGGTGACTTTAAACTCTTTCAAGGAAAATGGTCTATAGAACAG AATACCATAAAACGTGACCAATTTAATTCGTTGCCCAACcaagaatttcaaacaacactTTCCTATGTTGTTGATGTGGAGCCAAAAATGTGGTTACCTGTTCGACTTGTGGAAGGCAGACTCTGCAGAGAGATTAGTATCAACCTTTCATCCATTGGTAAAGAAGCACAAAGAGCATATGCCAACACTCTTTCCATGCTGTAA
- the LOC108220133 gene encoding uncharacterized protein LOC108220133 isoform X2: protein MLLYTSKPSFFSSSPSQFPTSKPTNSTKLHQFSSFSRKPHFKSPKFISNSSTTDDSVTSIQENDEDEPGMQPDPDEEEWVGSDEGVEIEIEKIGKNKRRIRAKIQVEASLQHVWDVLTDYEKLSDIVPGLAVNQLLEKRDKFARLFQIGEQNLAFGIKFNAKGIVDCFENDLESLPSGQRRDIEFNMIEGDFKLFQGKWSIEQAVSA, encoded by the exons ATGTTACTCTACACATCAAAACCCTCCTTCTTCTCATCTTCTCCCTCCCAATTTCCCACATCAAAGCCCACAAATTCAACCAAATTACACCAATTTTCATCGTTCTCTCGAAAACCCCATTTCAAATCTCCCAAATTCATCTCAAATTCTTCAACTACAGATGATTCTGTCACTTCTATTCAAgaaaatgatgaagatgagCCGGGGATGCAACCCGACCCGGATGAGGAGGAATGGGTCGGGTCGGATGAAGGGGTGGAAATAGAGATAGAGAAGATTGGGAAGAACAAAAGGAGGATTCGAGCTAAGATTCAAGTGGAGGCTAGTCTACAACATGTTTGGGATGTGTTGACTGATTATGAGAAACTCTCTGATATTGTACCTGGTCTTGCTGTTAATCAGCTTCTCGAAAAACGTGATAAATTTGCCCGCCTTTTTCAG ATAGGAGAGCAGAATCTTGCCtttggaataaaatttaatgccAAAGGAATTGTCGACTGCTTTGAGAATGATTTAGAGAGCTTGCCATCTGGACAAAGACGGGATATTGAATTTAATATGATCGAAGGTGACTTTAAACTCTTTCAAGGAAAATGGTCTATAGAACAG GCTGTTTCTGCCTGA
- the LOC108223377 gene encoding protein phosphatase 2C 32 — protein MGNGTSRVVGCFVPSYGKGAAEMDFLEPLDEGLGHSFCYVRPMIFDSPAITPSNSERFTIDSSTIDSETMSGSFRHDTIEDISGLHKLNKSFSETTFKAISGASVSANVSTARTGNQCALFATDALEPAASFESTSSFAAIPLQPVPRCSGPLSGFMSGPLERGFASGPLDRGGGFMSGPIEKGAISGPLEVTDKSNFSAPLTHVRKRPGFRHLVRSVSGPMRSTLLRTFSRHSAGVGWMQRLFPQPVNQFIWHPKEPRFQTEVSHNFSEDGPLEGECRETRNLQWAHGKAGEDRVHVVLSEEQGWLFIGIYDGFSGPDAPEFLMSHLYKSIDKELEGLLWDYEEKSVHRDVQLDLTQTRNTLTDSQCQQMVDTQSHIGDVHYGNSENLSTIGIALNQSNGDKIEEIGVDQHLIRSEEPSLLGTKICPLSTEKIAGPARKSKRLYELLQIEAKDNEVQLSQSSTEQKTRSNSNSVQNVTNICPEGFFREEQLNLKRGSCNNLVEEPSTSEVYVGNSVTANTKIFLDSSSVTRQGRTRKSIISSKIRQLYQNRKSLRKKLLRWNYDWHREESSAEERIPEPETFRPIRRCKTGIVDHDNVLRAMARALETTEEAYMKMVEKDLDRTPELALMGSCVLVMLMKDQDVYVMNLGDSRAILAQEKPHDRHQSSTFLRDDARNQNKSRESLVRMELDRISEESPIHNQNSQASDLNKNREISICRLKMRAVQLSSDHSTSVEEEILRIKSEHVDDNQAVINGRVKGQLKVTRAFGAGFLKKPGCNKALLEMFQIDYLGTAPYISCIPSVLHLQLSSNDRFLVLSSDGLYQYFSNEEVVAHITWFMEKVPEGDPAQYLIAELLFRAAKKNGMDFHELLDIPNGDRRKYHDDVSVMVISLEGRIWRSSG, from the exons ATGGGGAATGGGACTTCGCGTGTCGTGGGATGCTTCGTGCCATCCTATGGGAAAGGTGCTGCTGAGATGGATTTCTTGGAGCCCCTAGATGAAGGGTTAGGTCACTCCTTTTGTTATGTTAGACCCATGATCTTTGATTCTCCTGCTATTACGCCGTCTAATTCTGAGAGGTTTACTATTGATTCAAGTACTattgattctgaaacaatgagtGGGTCATTCCGTCATGATACAATTGAAGATATATCAGGTTTGCATAAGCTCAATAAGAGTTTTTCAGAAACCACATTTAAAGCTATATCTGGGGCTTCTGTTAGTGCTAATGTTTCTACAGCTCGAACTGGAAACCAGTGTGCATTGTTCGCTACCGATGCCCTAGAGCCTGCTGCTTCATTTGAAAGCACCTCTTCATTTGCTGCAATTCCCTTGCAACCTGTGCCACGTTGTTCTGGACCCTTGAGCGGGTTTATGTCTGGACCCTTGGAAAGAGGTTTTGCCTCAGGTCCACTAGATCGGGGAGGGGGGTTTATGTCTGGACCTATTGAAAAAGGGGCAATATCTGGTCCACTGGAGGTAACAGATAAATCAAACTTTTCTGCACCACTTACACATGTCCGTAAAAGGCCTGGCTTCCGCCATCTAGTGAGGAGTGTGAGTGGTCCTATGAGAAGCACCCTTTTGCGAACCTTCTCAAGACATTCTGCAGGGGTTGGTTGGATGCAACGCTTGTTTCCTCAGCCAGTTAACCAATTTATTTGGCATCCTAAAGAGCCAAGATTTCAAACAGAAGTGTCCCACAACTTTTCGGAAGATGGACCACTAGAAGGAGAGTGCAGGGAGACCCGTAACCTGCAGTGGGCTCACGGAAAAGCTGGTGAAGATAGGGTTCACGTGGTGCTTTCAGAGGAGCAAGGATGGTTGTTTATTGGTATTTATGATGGTTTTAGTGGTCCAGATGCACCGGAATTTCTTATGAGCCATCTTTACAAATCGATAGACAAGGAATTAGAAGGATTGCTTTGGGATTATGAAGAGAAATCTGTACACAGGGATGTGCAACTGGATTTAACCCAAACGAGAAACACCTTGACCGACTCACAATGCCAACAGATGGTCGATACTCAATCGCACATCGGGGATGTACATTATGGTAATTCAGAAAATTTAAGTACTATAGGTATTGCCTTAAACCAGTCTAATGGTGATAAAATTGAGGAAATAGGTGTTGACCAGCATTTGATTAGGTCTGAGGAGCCCAGTCTCTTGGGCACTAAAATTTGTCCTCTGTCAACTGAAAAGATTGCTGGTCCGGCAAGGAAAAGCAAACGACTATATGAACTACTTCAGATAGAAGCAAAAGACAATGAAGTTCAGTTGTCTCAGTCCAGTACTGAGCAGAAAACTCGTTCAAATTCCAATTCAGTGCAAAATGTTACAAATATATGTCCAGAGGGTTTTTTTCGGGAGGAACAGTTAAACTTAAAACGAGGTAGTTGTAACAACCTTGTTGAAGAGCCTTCAACTTCAGAAGTGTATGTTGGCAATAGTGTGACAGCGAACACCAAGATTTTCTTAGATTCTTCTTCTGTTACTAGACAGGGACGAACTAGAAAGTCAATTATCAGCTCCAAAATTAGACAACTCTACCAAAATCGAAAATCATTGCGAAAAAAACTGTTACGTTGGAATTATGATTGGCATAGAGAAGAGAGTAGTGCTGAGGAAAGAATACCAGAACCGGAAACTTTTAGGCCTATCAGGAGATGCAAAACTGGTATTGTTGATCACGACAATGTTTTAAGAGCAATGGCTCGGGCACTCGAAACAACTGAGGAGGCTTACATGAAAATGGTGGAAAAAGATCTTGACAGAACCCCAGAGCTAGCTTTGATGGGATCATGTGTCCTGGTTATGTTAATGAAGGATCAAGATGTATATGTCATGAACCTAGGCGATAGCCGTGCAATTTTGGCTCAAGAAAAACCTCATGATCGCCACCAAAGTTCAACATTTTTAAGAGATGATGCCAGGAACCAGAATAAGTCAAGAGAGTCCCTTGTAAGGATGGAGCTTGACAGAATATCAGAGGAATCTCCAATACATAATCAGAACAGCCAGGCCAGCGATTTGAACAAAAACAGGGAAATATCTATTTGCAGATTAAAGATGAGAGCGGTACAACTTTCTTCGGATCACAGCACAAGTGTAGAAGAG GAAATATTAAGGATAAAATCGGAGCATGTTGATGACAACCAAGCTGTTATAAATGGTCGAGTGAAAGGACAATTAAAAGTAACGAGAGCCTTCGGAGCTGGGTTTCTTAAAAAG CCAGGATGCAATAAGGCTCTTCTGGAGATGTTCCAGATTGATTACCTGGGAACGGCGCCTTATATAAGCTGCATTCCTTCTGTATTGCATCTCCAACTTTCATCAAATGATCGTTTTCTTGTGCTCTCATCTGATGGGCTTTATCAGTACTTCAGCAATGAAGAGGTTGTAGCCCATATCACGTGGTTCATGGAAAAAGTCCCTGAAGGTGATCCTGCACAATATCTCATTGCAGAGCTTCTCTTTCGTGCTGCCAAGAAGAATG GAATGGACTTTCATGAGTTGCTTGATATTCCAAATGGAGATCGCCGCAAGTACCATGACGATGTGTCTGTTATGGTGATATCACTTGAGGGGAGGATATGGAGATCATCTGGATAA